From one Xiphophorus hellerii strain 12219 chromosome 18, Xiphophorus_hellerii-4.1, whole genome shotgun sequence genomic stretch:
- the LOC116707912 gene encoding von Willebrand factor A domain-containing protein 5A-like, producing MLHEALAAVLGKTKEEVEKAKPELVNNEVWASILALIWLHGFKMDAKEEWELLAMKAASWIKSQNAPCVSECVEAGNKLLGCSMKKEALGL from the exons ATGCTTCATGAAGCTCTGGCTGCTGTGCTGGGAAAAACCAAAGAGGAGGTGGAAAAGGCAAAACCAGAATTG GTCAACAATGAAGTGTGGGCCTCCATTCTGGCTCTGATTTGGCTTCATGGTTTTAAGATGGATGCAAAGGAGGAGTGGGAGCTTCTGGCTATGAAGGCGGCATCATGGATTAAATCTCAGAACG CTCCATGTGTGTCAGAGTGCGTTGAAGCTGGAAATAAACTGTTGGGTTGCAGCATGAAGAAAGAAGCTCTGGGGCTCTGA